TCTCCTCCATAATCACTTTCCCATCTCTCCTAGAATCCTCTGCTTCCACACAACTCCCTCCAACATTCACCATAATCCTCCCACCTTCCCTcaacttcttcttcatcttcatccaagTATCCGGATCCTGTAGCTCTGGAATCAAACACCCTTTACTAAACAAATCAACCATCAACCCTGAAAATCCAGAATCAACATTAGCACTCAACGCATTGCCAACATAGATGAAAAGCCTATCTGGGTATTGCCTTTCGAGCTTAGCGAGTCCGAAATACTCTCTTCCAACACCAACCACCGCCGGGTCAAGTTCCCATCCATGGATCACGCCTTGAGGGTACAGCTCCAATATTAACTTGGCAGCAGACCCGGCTCCAAACCCGAGAATTCCTAAAGGCCCGGGAGGTAAAATGGGTGGAAATGTAGCAAAAACGTCGAAGTAGGTGCCGGTGAGTAGTTTGAGAAGGAAGGAGATGCTGTGAATGTTGCCGGGGGCATCTAATAACAGGAGTCTGGAGCCGGCGAAAGGGTGGTCGGACTTTCGGGAAACTTCGAGGACTCTGATGAAATTGTGCCTGGATTTGAACTGAGCTAGGGTTTTGACAAGGTTAATCGGAATTCCGTCTTCGTGGGTTTTCGTGGTTGCATCGGATTTTTGGGATCTGAGTGTTAATGGTCTGAAGGTTTTAGGTTTAGATGATGAGGGATAGAGGGGAATTTTAAATATCGACGGTTGGAATTGGAGGGAAATTATGCCTGCTGCCATTGTTGTCTTTCCTACACCAGCTCAGCTGCCTCTTTCATAATTTAATAAAGGATATCGTagtaaataattttttattttatttatttatttattttttgtctcGTGTCTTTCGCCCTGTATTCAACCCGTACaagtgaaaataaaataaaagaaattgttgTTGCGAGTTCCattaaagaaagaaaatatgAAAAGGAAAGAAACGGAAGTAAATGAAATGAATATTTTTTTCTCCTAGTTTTCCTTTCTAtttgccttaatatttcatttgggtgttaaatcaactaacttgaatttctctttTTTGTAGAtatctagttctgacaactatggttttcctcaATTCTTTGGAAAAAACTTTCCTTTTTTAAAGATGATATTACACatgttgatcaaggtgaaagatcattcCATTTTTATGTGTATTGGTGGAACTAGAAATCATGTTTCTCTTCCTTTTCCTCCTCCTGTGATTCTCCTTGACCCAAGAtttcgtcgacttgaaaagttcaaggtcattcaagccctattggcatgcaaACACCGAGATGGAAGATCTGTGTGTGCATACGTCTTgaagatgaagtcgcacattgacagAATGGGAAAGTTGGGTGTCGTTTTCTCAAGGAAGCTAGCTGTTGACATGGTTCTTCAATCGCTTCTtgagtcatatagtcagttcCTTAAAGGCTACTATATGatagatcacgacgtgacccttattgatatGAAAAATTTGCTAATTGTTGTTGAAGCGGCAATGCTTTGGCACACTAGTCAAGCAAATTTGTTTGGAGGATCAGTTTCCCGAAGTTCCATAGACATTGGTGATGACAATAGTCCAAAAATGGTTTCTCCTCTTAAGGGAGACAAATCAACCaaggtcaaaaagtttgatcataagagaaaggtcaGTTCTGAAATAGTTCCATGTGTCGATGCTAAAGAATCTATatgcttctattgccaattgATGGGACATTGGAAGcaaagctgcccagactacctgagagatctaagagatgataaagtcaaattgtatgactctacttcaggtacatccactatctaactctattaagttcctatttatagattcttattacatgatgtgttgatcaaattttgatgttttgtaggatcgaagagaaagaaggaagcttaaaagaaaagtaagttgaatctgatcgtgaaaaGTAGATTTcggtcgcatggttcgatgatcagattttggagctgcttcttaggagttatgatagattgcttaggaatatctAAAAACGTATTTTTCatgtgtatttgcattgtaaggacaagttttccgtattttatcaataaaataaaat
The genomic region above belongs to Lactuca sativa cultivar Salinas chromosome 4, Lsat_Salinas_v11, whole genome shotgun sequence and contains:
- the LOC111907022 gene encoding uncharacterized protein LOC111907022 isoform X1 codes for the protein MAAGIISLQFQPSIFKIPLYPSSSKPKTFRPLTLRSQKSDATTKTHEDGIPINLVKTLAQFKSRHNFIRVLEVSRKSDHPFAGSRLLLLDAPGNIHSISFLLKLLTGTYFDVFATFPPILPPGPLGILGFGAGSAAKLILELYPQGVIHGWELDPAVVGVGREYFGLAKLERQYPDRLFIYVGNALSANVDSGFSGLMVDLFSKGCLIPELQDPDTWMKMKKKLREGGRIMVNVGGSCVEAEDSRRDGKVIMEETLKAMEKVFPGEVRVLNLGSRKDDSSIAVTGGLPDLDLWKENLPKSLRFYVDMWKPYIVV
- the LOC111907022 gene encoding uncharacterized protein LOC111907022 isoform X2 — protein: MDGNLTRRWLVLEESISDSLSSKGLMVDLFSKGCLIPELQDPDTWMKMKKKLREGGRIMVNVGGSCVEAEDSRRDGKVIMEETLKAMEKVFPGEVRVLNLGSRKDDSSIAVTGGLPDLDLWKENLPKSLRFYVDMWKPYIVV